The Pieris napi chromosome 20, ilPieNapi1.2, whole genome shotgun sequence genome segment TGTTATCGCGGGATTCAACGTCGGAAcatatcaataattttattaacggTAATTGTAAGATTATATGAATACAACATCATATAATAGTAGAGTTGTGGCGAATATATACTCCACGGTATCAACCTCCTTTATAGACTTTTGGTAAAATactaaagaattaaaatatggatatttaattgttacttatattaatttaacaagtATTAATCGGACTCCATAGTTCCTAGGGCACttcttaattatataatcCTTTAAACGCCCTAAATAGGTTGTCTCTGCAACAGGATTTTCTATGCCGTTAGAACAGGTGATAGAACCGGCGAGATTTGCATAACTCTGTAGGTCATGTGGGCaagttaataattacatttgaaCTAGCAAACACACGCAGTACAAGTGCACTAGCTTTTGCTAGTTCGATATTATTTAGTGTATTATTTTCATAGTCAATATAAATCTgtttagtaattattaaacttatatgataATAAGGTCTGTGAGGCTAactgtatgttttttttacaaaaagaatTAACAGGAGGCATCACCTGATATTAATCGATTCACTTTCACTCACaaggacactctcaatgccaaaaggctcgcgagtgtgttgccggcctttggagaattggtacgcttttttcttgaccatattatttattgattatatatatatttttggatCTAAGCATGCTGGATTAcctaaaataatgtatgtacGTACAAAAATAACGCCATGTACGTATCTTCATCGCAGCATCATCTATCgctaattaagaaataaatttaattatatttaagtataaacATCGTTAATTCAATGACATTGACCATTGTAAGGCCACATTATCATACAAGTTTTTAAGAGTCTATAAAACATTGACCAAAATTGTTGAGGCAGATTGTTTAAAATCATATCTTGCCTTAGAAATGCATCTTCCCTATACGACGATTAAaaccttaatttatttatatgaataactaTGTAACGTATGTTACGTTTCAATCAAACCTTACccagtttaattaaaaaataatatcgatTTCATACACAGTATAACCATATGCGGTAAAAAATATGGCAATGACAAATGCCGTGACATACAACTCTTTAGTATCACCTAGATCTAGGTCTTACATATAAGGAAGAAACGaattataaatagtattaaaatgtttacacaTTGTTAAATTACCTTCGTATATATAACGCCtgctaaaaatttttttatcggAGATTTTAATGTTGCTCTAAAAATTTCTACTAAGTTTGTTAATGCCATCTGCACGCTCTAAGAGCGGTATTAGTCTAGCAGTTAAGGCTGAGATACCTTACCCTTAAGTAGTACACTAATAGAGAAAATTTTACtactggctgaattcacaagaaaaaaaaaagtaaaaaaaaggtttaggttttaagttTCTACTTGTTTTGTTTACACAGTatgtttagttaaatttttatattaatacctttatattgtattagtatttagTTACtgtaaaataggaaataaggtaaataaataatttgcgGTATGTTTAAGACATAATATGCCCAGCAATACGTTGCTCAACTATAAATCACACCAAAATAACacctaaaaatataagtagGTAACGTGATGATGATGTATACATctgtaaagaaattaaatgcttctaaatttattgaatCTGAGAACAACTGGCAATAAAGTGACTTTTTTCAATCACtaagttttttctttcacAGAATATTTGTCAAGCTACTGGTACCATTACATGTGCTTCTCCTGACATCTTGAAgctaataattgtaattataatgaataatgtgTACCAAGCCGCAGTCAGTCTAAGTTTCAACTAGGTTCTTGACCTTCGCGTCGTGTCATTGAGAAAAATGACGGTATTACAGCACATCGTATCAGTAATGACGAATAAAATTGCACTTTCGATTTCGTTAGCCGCGGGCAGTGAAAGCCAAAACCCTGGCTGAAGATAGGTTTGTGACAATGAGATTTTGGACCTCTACATTTCTACGTCTGTACGGAAACTACTACTCAAAAACCTTGCCTGATTTCGAATTTCCATGCAAGGGAATTTGATTCTTTTTGATgccaaaaaatttttttttttttaatttccgtTCTTTCCAAAAGAAATAAAGTCATATGTGAAACGAAATCTGTATATATACGCCAAGCTTATGAAAATcagtacttattatattaaaaataataaaatctaataaagtGATAACTGTTATGAAGAATGCGTTCATAAACCgtgtaaaatatacaaaaaatattgtggaaatttaagtttaattatatgAAGTATGGTCACCCGTAAAGTTTTCTACGACACTTACGCGAGAGCAAGTGGCTATGACAGTGATGTGATAATAAGAAAGCATAACATGTAATATCTATTTTGATTGACGTCTTAACCGTGCGAAAACTTTCTCTTACAGGTGCTTGCTATCTTTAAAATTAGCTAATTGTAATGATAGAATATAATTTCTCTACAATAAGTTGCCtcattttatattagtttCATCTCTCTTTCTTAGACATACATATTGGTTTTGAGGAAAAATTGTAGGAACCGGATTATTCAGAAATTTTCTGACTGATTTCTGTGGCTATGTCTCGGGGTAACGGTGTTGACCTAAGCTTGACCCgttaataaaaaccaaatCAGTCTGCATGCAACACATTGTTACTGTAGATTGTAAACACcagatttctttttattttttaagtgtttTGATGTGAGAATGTAAAATGATAGACTAACGCAATGTCATGACGCGTCTTAACTAACTTTTGATCAATCACAATCCAACGGAACAGGGCGAAAATTCGgctttcattttaaaatctcaGTTTCAAGACATTAATAAGAAAGATTCGCACAAGTACTACctgaataaaattatgatattattGATCAAACACAGACAGAAATATTCAGAatcaaataaatctaaaaaggtgttaaataaaaaaacatattttttaaattgttttattttataagatcgaaaaatacatttcatatgAGTGACTACAccaattatgttttttaacgTAGTCACTAGAGGGCGCTTTAAACTAATAAACAaagcaaattattttattctcgTGACATTTATATTTGCCAAACCACTATAACTCtctagttttttttctaaacttttcaattaaaatacaatgctaattctttttaaatattgaaaaatagtGAATCATTAGGAAGTCATTAGTGGCAAATGTAACGTTAAATATCTGATATTTGACTATATAGCACTAATTGAACAAATTAGACAATAGTTCCTTCGAATTCATATTTagtaattaactttttaattaagatgGGTCAGAACAAGCAAGCAGAAGATCACTCTTGCCTGTCACATGTACTGAGATTTGTCaaattgacattttaaattcttaagtaaattgtttttttactgaaaCTTGTAATAAGACTTTTTTAATTGATCACAAGAGATTTTATTCACAAATCCACtagaaaaaaatcaatcaacTGTCAGCTGTCAACGTCAATGcgagatttatttttaacagaatataatctatattcgGCTAGCTCCTGTTATGTCTGTTGCCCCATCCACGTCTGTGATCGTCCTTGTATTCGTCCATACTCCGTTGGCGTGCTAACTCTTCGGGATCTTCATCTTCTACTAATTGCTCCTAtacaaaatttagttaaacagttattctttaaaaacttatgttaacccacaaattaataatataattttcaaaacGATTAAAATTTCGGATCGCAACTCATCAGTCTCATAATATTCCAACATTTTAGACTAAAAAACTGTCATAATATGttgtttgaattatttatgtaataactgtaatttttaaagtaactCATGTAAATTAAAAGTGCTAATGTAAATCTTCACTAAAAGAGCATTCAACATTAtgtacctataataatattttccaccattataacattattgtgctgcagaagcgtaCTGTTcagggtatttgttgtgtttatccgagggagtcggtacagAATGAGTTTAAGGAATTCAATATTATGACCCTTTATGGTCAATATATACTTGAAGCCTTtttgtatgtacaaaaaatataaatgattttaaaacaaatggtgactttcaccagtataatacgcaaaatagaactaattgatttaacttcttttttgaagttcataagtgtacttgtatacctatatgaataaagatattttgagtttgagattGGTAAAACACTATATTTTATCACTCCTCCTGGAGCataatattctaatatatTCATTACCTTTTTTATTTGCTCAGTTTCATCTCCATCTGTTTCTGTATTCTGTATTGTTTTGTGTGGAATATTTGATGCAGCTGGAAACCTGGAAttagttaaaaagaaatacaatattttataacacaatATAAACAGCATAATCACAtagattaaaaacaaatatatcaaacCACACATATTTTTCACACAGAAAACTAAAGTATGgaacaaaaatatactaacGTTCCCTCCTGGACTCGTTTGTCATAGAATTCCTCAATGGTCATAGTATGCAATGAAGGGTATCCGGCTCCATACACGGCCTTTTGTATCGCATCACGTGTTATTATAACTGGCTTTAGGGGCGGGGCACGCTCACGATGTTTTGGTTTTATTTCtggaataaaaacaataatattggACGTtactaaatagtaataataactaaataataaacctaCTAAAGGACAATGTTGTATCTAACAAATTCTAACCCAATgccgtatatttttttttgcataaataattattattaatgaaaaaactttattaaccAAGACCTTaacatcatttaaaataagtttcataaaattattagaattGGACCGCTTGGGTCATTaactaaatcatttttatatataaaagaattttattttattatttttaatgtgattctcacatatttagaattaatacCCTCCATTAACCCACGATCATTCATGCATGCATCATGTAAATAATGCTACATTCACTAttgtaactttaaaattaaaatatttattaaattacatattttaaaaactgttttaatacattgtattttcttttaacatTTCTATTCAACTTAATCATTTACTTAATTAATGTAACTAGAGTAGATTTTAACAGGTCCTCCACACACTCTGCAgtgtaaaaaagaaagtagCTAGGGTGTGGTATGGCATAGATTCACaagcatattatataatatttaaattaacttactatcaacaaaaattatacatttgtatgtatttccACAATTTTCTCTGAAAGTAAGAGAATGTTCATGGAACAGTCCAAGTTTCATCAAAACCTGTTCAATAGTTTTTAAGATATGggtaaaaacacattttattattcagtTGACAGGtatttgatacttttttttgtttacttgtATTTTAATGAGGTTCATTGACTTTAATTGCTTTTATTCTCACCTCCCGCATGTTTAGACATATACTCCAAAATTGGCTTTTCCTGTTCAATACTGTTCAGTTCATCGAGGACTTGGTTCACATAATTCAATAAGAGGGTTGTGAAGTATTCTCTCTTTGTCTGATCATCTACATTTGGAGATTccatggattttgataaagtgcttaatttgtttttgagcTCCTTCAACTCATTATATCTCTTTATTTTCGCCTCACGTGAAAGCACCTTTAGTATTTCATGTAAGCAAAATTGAAACAAATAATTGCATTATCTGTAACAAAGCAATCTcccaaaaaattactaaataggTTTTATGCATAGCCTTTAggccaaaatatatataatatatatacatagtactaTAATCATAATTACAATATAGATGTAAGCAACAAGTAAAAGATTAAGAAAATGTCACAGCACCCACAACcaaacataaatttttgttaaacacAAAAAGAGAAAGATTTGAGATGTAAATCAGCTGTGGTAACCTATTACTTTAAACACTGGCTTGTttgttaaatatgaaataaaataacttaccaTGGTAGCTATTTTAGCCTGTTCAGTTTGAGATCTAGTGGCATTACTATCATCACTAGCAGTTTGTGGAATTTCAACATCTGTGACTCCATAATCGATACATCGCTGTATGAAGTccctgtaattttatttataaactctGAGACATTAAGGcaattattatatctttatcTCAATTAGGTGAGGCTAAAATGGtgattacaataataaagctttgttttgtataattgtataacttgtgtaaattttttgtaagCATTAccttaacaataaaacaaattataacttGCAATTTTCTTTAGATTAATCACAAAAACTTACTTGAAGTAAATTTCAGCCACATTTATTACATCTTTTCTAGGCTGATTGCAAAGTTTTAATGTAAGAGTTCCCAATAGTGCAGGCAATAGAAGATATTGAAGAGTCTCCGTTGGTAACTCCTCTAGGGCTTCATTTTTACTAAACATGCCTGACATGGATACTAAGTTGGTAGCTTTCTCAAAGTTGGCTATTGCTGTTTTTACAGTCATCTGAAATAACAATTACTCAGTCCATCATTATAAACAATCATAATGAacttacttaataatattaaccatAATCATAtgtcattttttaattacatatacatTAGGGATTTAGCAGTATTCATTGCATATGTTGAGAGATCatgtgtttaaattttattggtaCACAAACATCTGGTTCAGTTTTCTGAGAGATTGAGAATCTGAATAGTGAACATAAAGTTAAACCACGTTCTGATaccataattatatattataacctCATAGTAATGATTTATATCAATCATGTTTCCCATGGACAggctttatatttataaaacttgcTTACCTGCACCGCATCACTGTTGGTGGCTTCGCTGCCGGTTTCCACTTTATCGAACAATTTCATTGCACTATCAAACACACTCTTTAAGGATTCACCATCATTGGAATTTGTTGGCTCGTTTTGCGCCatggttaaattttatttttacgattattactttttgtgaaaattgtattgctaTATATCTGCACTGGcgtgaaaacaaaaatattaaataacacaaattagAAATCAGCTGACATTTTAATCTGACGTTCAGAAAATATTGACAATTGATATCTTCGTATAATGCTATTCTAAATCTAACAGCTAAGGGTATTCATAATCGCAAAATAAAATTGCCGCCAGTCGCTAGGAGATGTAACAGAACATTAGACGAAAtcttaattgtaaaaattagAGAACGGGTCATTTGTACAGTTTTTCTCGTCATTCGGTGTGGTATGAGTACTAAGGTGGATaggatataatatattagaatttaattataaaagtattgtTTAGTCAATGTAAGATTAGGTCAAAAAAATTGGATTAAGGAGTCATAATTCAGGCTAAGTGTCAGATTTCAGTCTTAAACTTTATGCTACGACTTTATATTAGGCATGCTTTGCTTCGCTAAACGCCTATCATTTGCGTATTTATAGGTCTACCAGgatctgatggcaaaaagggaaaaaagaaattgacgctagcaatactggggaaattggagtaaaacgttttgataCTTGTTTTTCCTTATAGCGGCTGATTCTGTGTGTGATAcatgcaaaatatataaaaatttatccaatgataatttttgaaaatgtggCGAATGTGGGgtttgaaatttagatgaaaactccaattacttcatgagtttattaattaattaagaacttgAAAATGGTTTCATATACTGCACATCCATAAAAAAGTCTTCAAcgcagtatttataataaacctttcctcctgcatctcaattaaccgatcttgttctatgaactgattttcaatttttattacatgttcACAAGATTTTCGCTATTCATCGATCCCTATTTGAGAGAAAGAAACAGTGTAAAACTCATTTATCTTGTTTCTGATCAATTCTAAATCAACACTATCCAAGTTTATTTGTAGTATAAGAAACCCCTGAAATAAACCAAAGTTtagtataagtacataatataatacacacgaAAAATCCCATAAACCAAAGTATCAAGATGTGTCATTCCTACTAACCAGTCAATGCTTGCACATGGCTCAATATCGATGATTGTGTATGTTCTGCATCTTGTTGATCAAGTATTCTTATTtgataaacattgaaaacaatatgtCTTGCTTGCGATCGAAGAGGTTTCTTCGACATTTTCAtcactttttaaaggaaatttgaagccaaaccaaaaacaattccttgaaatttcagttgacagatgaaatttttcttttattgccatatgaaaatcgctaattttttttttttttgccatcagattctggtagacctatagtatttttattttcttttttttttttttttttttaatttatttattagccggatacaaagtccattggcagtttaaaaaaaagaagtataacaaaatatcttacaaaaataactatactaacttaacataaaatacaatcaatttatataatacaatggtgagctttaaattttctcaaccgtgttttttatataatagtaaatagCTTTGAATAGAACTGGATATTTCAGTAAATCTTGGACACGGCGGGGAATTTCTATTTGTGATGATTGACATTGATGACTACCATTTGCAGTGACTGATGAGTCTAAAGCTGATCTTGTCGGGTTATTTGCTAAAGAATTTCCAAGTTTAACTGTAGTCTGATTATTCTCATCAAAATCCATCAACTTCATAATATCCGTTACTAGTATTAATCGTTGAAATTTAAAGGTCGGGCAACTTAAGATGAGGTGGGATAAGTCGGCCTCATTTCCTCCACAGTATGTACatctgttattatttataattttaaaacgaaataaatGGCTTGGAGTCTGACAGTGGCCAAACCTCAAACGATTAATAATGGTTATAAATTTACGTTCATTGGCTCCTTTGTATTTATCATACCAAGGTTTACATGGGAGTTCCTTTTGGATCTCTGCATACCAACTACCTTTATGCTGTGAGGATAATTTCCAATAGCTTTCCCATAACTTGCGACTTCTTTGTTTTAAGTCGAAAAGAAAATCCGTAAAAGGAACTCTGCATGTAATACTATGATCCTCATCATAATTAGAATTGACAATACCATCTACAATATCATTTCCCTTGATACCCCTATGAGAGGGCACCCATTTAAATGTTACTGGAGTATCCAAAGATATCAATGTTTCtctaattttatacaataaataattatttctataatgaGTATGACATTTGTCTAAAGCCATTAACACACTTTTTGCATCTGAAATTATTAGGAACTCCACATagttatcattattttgtaaactttGTAAGTACAATACAACTTGATAGATAGCATAAGCTTCAGCTGTAAATATGCTGCAAGTATTACTTAACTTAAAACATTTTGAGGTTTTAGCCTGAGGATCATAGTAACCCGATTTCACTGCAGATGAAGATTTAGACCCATCAGTGTAGACTTTGTAACTGTTAGGCTTGGTACAGCAATAATCAAGAAAGTCTATATTATCTACTACACTGGAcatatctatatttaatttacacatAAGAGCTTTATATTTACAGAGATATACAGGCCATAGTTCAGATTTGTACATATTATCAGATAAATCAGTCATAAAGCTCATAATTCCCAATAATTCAGGGATCTGGTTATTGAGAACATTAGTCGCTGTTATACTTGAAGGCAAATCTGGTGTATTAGTGATAGTTATAGAATAAGAAAGTTTTGGAAGAAGAACATCATTCTGAGAAGTTATAACTTTCAGGCAAAATTTTTCAGCAATTAATACTCGCCGAATACATAGTGGTTCTACACATGACTCAACCTCCATAGAATTGATAGGAGTGGTACGCATTGCACCAGTAACAATTCTAAGAGCAATATTTTGGATAACATCgagcttttttaataatataggacTAATATTCATATATGCCAGACAACTATAATCAAAATGACTACGTACTaagcttttatataataaacaaagaattttTGGATCAGAACCCCAAAAAGTTCCTGCTAAGGACCGCAAAATATTGATACCTTTCAAAGCTCTACTACAAATATAGTCAATGTGTTtggtaaactttaatttagtGTCAAAAATTACACCAAGAAACTTTTTTTCGCTATTTTGAgggattaaattattgttatacttAACATTTACATTAGTATCAATACCATAAGCTAAAACTGAACTTTTactactatttatatttaatttaagtatctcAGTATAATAGTAGTTAAGTTGACATAAAGCTGAATTAACTTTTGCTTGAGTAACCTGTAAATTACTGCCTACactatatattaagatgtcatcagcaaattgtaatatttttacagattcAGTcacatatctatatatttgtgAAGTATAAAGGTTATACAGGATTGGAGATAAAGAAGACCCTTGCATCAACCCCTTGAATGCTAATTTTGGACCAtgaaaaacattattgtatttaatgtataagGAACGACCATAATACATATGGAAAATccattttaaaagctttccTGGGAAGCCCAAGGAATATAGCACCCTAATTAATTGGTGAAGATCTACATTATCATATGCCCCCTGAACATCAAGGAAAACACAAATTGCAGTAGAACCTGATAACAAACACTTCTTCATATCAGTCAGGTAAGCTATAAAACTTTCTGCTGCACTTTTGCCTTTTCTGAATCCAAACTGACAAGAAGGAATAAGTTTCTGGTTTTCAACAAAATAGTCCAGTCTAATCTTAATCATTTGCTCAAATAATTTCCCTACACAAGATGTTAGAGAAATGGGTCTGTACGAATTAAAATGATCGTTGGGTTTGTCAGGTTTTAACACTGGTATGACACATTGCAACCTCCAGGATTCTGGAATCAATTGCTGAGACCAAAgcgaatttaaaatattaagtagaaTATGTTTTACAGAAATATGTAGATTTTGAAGCATAATATAAGGAATATCGTCAAGACCAGGGGTTGTATTCTTTCTTGAGGACAAAGCCATGTCAAGTTCTTCAAAACAAAAAGAGTTCAGTAGAAACTTGCTCCACTGACTTCCatcattaaattcaaataaaccaGAAATATTATCGTTGTTATTACTAGGCTGCCCTAACTTCTCTAAAAAACTTGCTATCCACTCATCATTTTTAGACATATTTCTATTAATGTTAATTCTCTTAAATCTTCTAATAAAATTCCACACTCGGGATACTGGAGTGAATCTATTAAAAGACGAACAAAGACTTTTCCAACTGTCTTTCTTagccatttttataataatttttttcctcgaatctattttcttatattctatataattgTCCATTGTCATATTACGTCTATAATTAGCTAACGCTTCTTTTGATTTGGTTACAGCCTCGGCACAAGTATCATTCCACCAAGGAGCTGGAGGAGCAGACTTTTTACTAGAAGATTTATGCTTTAACAATGGAACacagttttcttttaaactaAGTAGTAATTTAGAAAATTCATCATATTGAACTAAAGGATCAATTGTTGAAGGagaaaatttatcaaatatatcttTGGATTTGTCATTGTACATATTccagtttgttttattatataaatacttatgtATAGACTCTTGAACTGTATATTTTTGAGTTGAGGTAATGATGTTAACAAAAGTAGGTAAATGATAGCTCCCTAAAGGGTCATCACCGACATACCACTCACAAAGTGGTGCAATATCAGGGCTAACACAAGTAACATCAATAGCTGATGCATTATTACCAGGTCTAGAAATAGTAGTAGGGTCACcagaatttaaaatacataaatcagcatcatcaaatatatcaaataattcACGACCTCTTGAATTGGTAGTATCACAACC includes the following:
- the LOC125059845 gene encoding immunoglobulin-binding protein 1 codes for the protein MAQNEPTNSNDGESLKSVFDSAMKLFDKVETGSEATNSDAVQMTVKTAIANFEKATNLVSMSGMFSKNEALEELPTETLQYLLLPALLGTLTLKLCNQPRKDVINVAEIYFKDFIQRCIDYGVTDVEIPQTASDDSNATRSQTEQAKIATMVLSREAKIKRYNELKELKNKLSTLSKSMESPNVDDQTKREYFTTLLLNYVNQVLDELNSIEQEKPILEYMSKHAGEIKPKHRERAPPLKPVIITRDAIQKAVYGAGYPSLHTMTIEEFYDKRVQEGTFPAASNIPHKTIQNTETDGDETEQIKKEQLVEDEDPEELARQRSMDEYKDDHRRGWGNRHNRS